One segment of Leptospirillum ferrooxidans C2-3 DNA contains the following:
- a CDS encoding ABC transporter ATP-binding protein, with protein sequence MSVSIIADNVTVDFPIYSTPHRSLKKSLLKIATGGRISSDAGGAVVVRALDGISFELKEGDRLGLTGHNGSGKSTLLRVLAGVYEPTGGSLSVQGRIASLLDISIGMDHEASGLENIFLRGILLGLSKSDIQKKTEEIINFSGLGDFIDLPVRTYSSGMTMRLAFSIATSVEADILLMDEWLSVGDADFVKKAEDRLKALVNKTPILVMASHSPEILKEVCSRVMRLEKGKICLEGG encoded by the coding sequence TTGAGCGTTTCGATCATCGCCGACAATGTGACAGTGGATTTTCCGATTTATAGCACCCCCCACCGTTCTCTCAAGAAGAGTCTTCTGAAGATCGCAACCGGGGGCCGCATTTCTTCCGATGCCGGAGGGGCAGTCGTTGTGCGGGCCTTGGATGGGATCAGTTTTGAACTTAAAGAAGGGGATCGATTGGGTTTGACCGGCCACAACGGCTCTGGAAAGAGCACGCTTCTCCGTGTATTGGCGGGAGTCTATGAGCCTACAGGCGGGAGTCTATCAGTACAAGGACGTATTGCCTCACTTCTTGATATTTCAATCGGTATGGATCATGAAGCATCCGGTCTTGAAAATATCTTTCTACGGGGGATTCTTCTCGGGCTTTCCAAGTCAGATATTCAGAAAAAGACCGAAGAAATTATCAACTTTTCAGGCTTGGGAGATTTTATCGATCTTCCGGTCCGGACTTACTCTTCTGGAATGACAATGAGATTGGCATTTTCGATTGCAACGAGCGTGGAAGCGGATATTCTCCTCATGGATGAATGGCTTTCAGTTGGGGATGCCGATTTTGTGAAAAAGGCGGAAGACAGGCTCAAGGCACTGGTCAACAAGACTCCCATTCTGGTCATGGCCTCTCATTCGCCTGAGATTTTGAAAGAAGTGTGCTCTCGTGTCATGCGGCTTGAGAAGGGGAAGATCTGTCTCGAAGGGGGCTGA
- a CDS encoding ABC transporter permease: MVEKASDDIRISLLSYPLWMTLGWQDIKQRYRRSSLGPLWITLSLGITVLTMGFLYAKLFHQDIHTYLPFLSVGMVFWALVSSLITDSTTVFIGAEGIIKQIPMPFGIHALRMIWKNIIIFLHNMVVVVAVMLFFGVAPGVNLLLFPLAVFLIMLNGFWVAILLGILGTRYRDISQVVLSVVQILFFITPVMWSPSSIQGKVWIMECNPLFHMMTIARNSLLGGPVSLGSWGVVAGMAALGWLVAFRMLVRYRSRIAYWL, encoded by the coding sequence ATGGTCGAAAAGGCCTCAGACGATATTCGGATTAGCCTTCTCTCTTATCCTCTCTGGATGACTCTTGGATGGCAGGACATCAAACAGCGCTACCGACGATCCTCACTCGGGCCTCTCTGGATCACCCTGAGTCTCGGAATTACCGTCCTGACCATGGGATTTCTCTATGCGAAGCTGTTCCATCAGGATATCCATACCTATCTGCCCTTTCTCTCGGTGGGAATGGTTTTTTGGGCTTTGGTCTCCTCTTTGATCACCGATAGCACCACCGTTTTTATCGGTGCTGAAGGGATCATCAAGCAGATCCCCATGCCTTTTGGCATCCATGCTCTCAGGATGATCTGGAAAAATATCATTATCTTTTTGCACAACATGGTCGTTGTGGTTGCTGTAATGCTCTTTTTTGGAGTTGCTCCTGGCGTTAATCTTCTTCTTTTTCCCTTGGCTGTTTTTCTGATCATGCTAAACGGCTTCTGGGTTGCAATCCTCCTGGGGATACTGGGAACCCGGTATAGGGATATCTCCCAGGTCGTCTTGAGTGTCGTCCAGATCCTTTTTTTTATTACGCCGGTGATGTGGTCTCCATCAAGTATTCAGGGCAAGGTTTGGATCATGGAGTGCAATCCTCTCTTCCATATGATGACAATCGCCAGAAATAGCCTTCTCGGCGGGCCAGTATCTCTTGGGTCTTGGGGTGTGGTGGCTGGCATGGCTGCTCTGGGATGGCTTGTCGCCTTTCGGATGCTGGTCCGCTATCGCTCCCGCATCGCTTACTGGCTTTGA
- a CDS encoding NAD(P)/FAD-dependent oxidoreductase, giving the protein MGLALAQELRKSEPLATVCVIEKEQTPAFHASGRNSGVLHAGFYYTGDSLKAKFTRDGNRLWREYCLEKNLPMNPCGKVVVAQNEGEAAGILELKKRGDRNGVNVTVIDEKELSDIEPNARTSGIALWSPNTTTVDPVAICRTLEKDLVSSGVRFFYGTSYKKRLGPHEITCAGDVERTFTYRTLINAAGLYADCIARDFGYSADTTILPFKGIYLEYDSSVPEDRPVKTNITPVPNLGQPFLGVHFTIKVNGTIKIGPTAIPAFWRENYSGLSRF; this is encoded by the coding sequence ATGGGGCTTGCTCTGGCACAAGAACTCCGGAAATCGGAGCCGCTGGCCACTGTGTGCGTGATCGAAAAGGAACAAACTCCGGCCTTTCACGCCAGCGGGCGAAATAGTGGAGTTCTCCATGCCGGATTCTACTACACCGGCGATTCGTTGAAGGCAAAATTCACTCGGGATGGCAATCGTCTCTGGCGGGAGTATTGCCTGGAAAAAAATCTTCCTATGAACCCCTGTGGGAAAGTCGTCGTCGCCCAGAATGAAGGAGAGGCTGCAGGCATTCTCGAGCTCAAAAAACGAGGGGACAGAAACGGTGTCAATGTCACCGTCATCGACGAAAAAGAGCTCTCTGATATTGAACCCAACGCCCGAACTTCCGGGATCGCACTATGGTCCCCAAATACGACCACCGTCGACCCGGTTGCCATTTGCAGAACTCTTGAAAAAGACCTTGTCTCTTCTGGCGTCCGATTCTTTTACGGGACATCTTACAAAAAAAGACTTGGCCCTCATGAGATCACTTGCGCAGGAGATGTCGAAAGAACCTTCACCTATCGAACTCTTATCAATGCCGCCGGGCTCTATGCCGACTGCATTGCCCGTGACTTCGGGTATTCTGCCGACACGACCATTCTCCCCTTCAAGGGCATTTACCTGGAATACGATTCGAGTGTTCCGGAAGATCGGCCGGTCAAGACCAATATCACCCCTGTCCCCAATCTGGGGCAACCCTTTCTGGGTGTTCACTTCACCATCAAGGTCAATGGAACGATCAAGATCGGTCCCACGGCCATTCCGGCCTTCTGGAGAGAGAACTACAGCGGTCTTTCCAGATTTTAG
- a CDS encoding glycosyltransferase family 2 protein, whose protein sequence is MIRIAVLIPCLNEALTIGKVIDDFHKSLPGCSIFVCDNASIDQSAEISRLRGATVLHEHRKGKGFVVSRMFRDIDASIYLLVDGDDTYDPEIAGSMVKLVSEGYDLVNGVRVAEKTREAYRPGHAIGNIVLTDTVQLLFGDAVTDMLSGYKALSRRFVKSFPVFSEGFEIETEIVVHALELGVSIINVKAPYRSRPPGSQSKLHSFRDGQRILMQILILLKQEKPLLLFSLFGLYLTLMSLAVGIPVIQEYFQTGLVPRLPTALLSTGMMILAFLSFFAGLILDTVSRGRKEAKMLAFLSIPSPDHSEITSLDPFDGKILDS, encoded by the coding sequence ATGATCCGTATCGCCGTTCTGATTCCCTGCCTCAATGAAGCATTGACCATCGGAAAAGTTATTGATGATTTTCACAAATCACTTCCCGGTTGTTCTATTTTTGTCTGCGATAATGCTTCAATCGATCAATCGGCCGAGATTTCCCGACTCCGGGGAGCCACCGTCCTTCATGAACACCGGAAAGGAAAAGGATTTGTCGTATCCCGAATGTTTCGGGATATCGACGCTTCGATCTATCTCCTTGTGGATGGCGACGATACTTATGATCCGGAAATCGCAGGATCAATGGTGAAGCTGGTCTCGGAAGGATATGACCTCGTAAATGGTGTACGCGTCGCAGAAAAGACGCGTGAGGCATATCGCCCGGGCCATGCAATCGGCAATATTGTCCTGACCGATACTGTCCAACTCCTTTTCGGCGATGCGGTAACAGACATGCTCTCAGGATACAAGGCCCTTTCGCGCCGCTTTGTCAAATCTTTTCCTGTCTTTTCAGAAGGGTTCGAGATCGAAACAGAAATTGTCGTGCATGCGCTGGAATTGGGCGTATCGATCATCAATGTCAAAGCTCCCTATCGAAGCCGGCCTCCCGGATCCCAGAGCAAACTCCATTCTTTCAGGGATGGACAAAGGATCCTCATGCAGATCTTGATACTCTTGAAACAGGAAAAACCGCTCCTCCTTTTTTCACTGTTTGGTCTATACCTGACGTTAATGTCTTTGGCCGTCGGAATCCCGGTCATTCAGGAATATTTCCAGACGGGTCTTGTCCCCCGCTTGCCGACAGCCCTTCTCTCAACGGGTATGATGATTCTTGCCTTTCTAAGCTTTTTCGCGGGTCTCATTCTCGATACCGTCAGCCGTGGACGAAAAGAGGCAAAAATGCTTGCCTTTCTGAGCATTCCCTCCCCTGACCATTCAGAGATCACTTCTCTTGATCCATTTGACGGAAAGATTCTGGACAGTTGA